In Streptomyces ambofaciens ATCC 23877, a single genomic region encodes these proteins:
- a CDS encoding winged helix-turn-helix transcriptional regulator, whose amino-acid sequence MADSRTTLVNRARAADGATTCPERLVMEHVTSRWGTLVLIALLDRSYRFSELRREIGGVSEKMLAQTLRTLERDGLVHRDARPVIPPRVDYSLTDLGREAAEQVRDLALWTERRMAAVERARAAYDAAKA is encoded by the coding sequence ATGGCCGACAGCAGGACGACCCTCGTGAACCGCGCACGCGCCGCCGACGGCGCGACGACGTGCCCCGAGCGCCTGGTCATGGAGCACGTCACCAGCCGCTGGGGCACCCTCGTCCTGATCGCGCTGCTGGACCGCTCCTACCGCTTCAGCGAACTGCGCCGGGAGATCGGCGGGGTGAGCGAGAAGATGCTGGCGCAGACCCTGCGGACGCTGGAGCGCGACGGCCTGGTCCACCGGGACGCCAGGCCCGTCATCCCGCCGCGCGTGGACTACTCCCTCACGGACCTCGGCCGGGAGGCCGCCGAGCAGGTACGCGACCTCGCGCTCTGGACGGAGCGGCGGATGGCGGCCGTCGAGCGGGCCCGCGCCGCGTACGACGCGGCGAAGGCGTGA
- a CDS encoding peptidoglycan D,D-transpeptidase FtsI family protein produces MNKPLRAVAIFCGLLVLGLLIRANWLQYVRAPELASDTKNRRVQIEQFATPRGDIVVGGRAITGSTEVKGTDLKFKRTYADGPMYAPVTGYASQAQGMTLLEKTYDGILTGKDDRLAFQRFADVVSGEGRRAGSVVTTIDPKAQKAAWDGLTDLKGARGAVVALDPATGKVLALVSAPSADPSVFAGSTFKESDRFVALDKDKRKPLANRALRETYPPGSTFKILTAAAALEHGVVTDIDARTDAVSPYPLPQSSNKIGSEAGDGVCNKASMKTAMQYSCNNVFLDAAAELGQDKLRETAQKFGFNENVYSDDFGDLLATKSLYPEGLDAPGTALTGMGQGSLTSTPMQMAMVTAGLANDGKVMQPYIVDEVKGPDLGTLEKTEPAVMSEAVSAETAQKVQQMMEFTAKEGSARRAQIDGITVGGKTGTAQRGVDVNDEVPYGWFVSYGKKDDGSSVAVAVFIDPTDMDISREDISGGGLGAPIAKSVMKAVLQQ; encoded by the coding sequence GTGAACAAGCCGCTGAGGGCTGTGGCGATCTTCTGCGGACTGCTGGTGCTCGGTCTGCTGATCCGCGCGAACTGGCTGCAGTACGTCCGGGCACCGGAGCTCGCCTCCGACACCAAGAACCGGCGGGTGCAGATCGAGCAGTTCGCCACCCCGCGCGGGGACATCGTCGTCGGCGGCCGGGCCATCACCGGCTCCACCGAGGTCAAGGGCACCGACCTCAAGTTCAAGCGCACCTACGCCGACGGGCCGATGTACGCCCCGGTGACGGGGTACGCGTCGCAGGCCCAGGGCATGACGCTGCTGGAGAAGACCTACGACGGCATCCTCACCGGCAAGGACGACCGGCTGGCCTTCCAGCGGTTCGCCGACGTCGTCAGCGGTGAGGGCCGGCGCGCCGGTTCGGTGGTCACCACCATCGACCCCAAGGCGCAGAAGGCGGCCTGGGACGGGCTGACCGATCTGAAGGGCGCGCGGGGCGCCGTGGTCGCCCTCGACCCGGCGACGGGGAAGGTGCTGGCCCTGGTCTCCGCCCCCTCCGCCGACCCGTCGGTCTTCGCGGGCAGCACCTTCAAGGAGTCCGACCGCTTCGTGGCGCTCGACAAGGACAAGCGCAAGCCGCTGGCCAACCGCGCGCTGCGCGAGACCTACCCGCCGGGTTCCACCTTCAAGATCCTCACCGCGGCCGCCGCGCTGGAGCACGGGGTCGTCACCGACATCGACGCCCGCACGGACGCGGTGTCGCCCTATCCCCTGCCGCAGTCCAGCAACAAGATCGGCAGCGAGGCCGGCGACGGGGTCTGCAACAAGGCCTCGATGAAGACCGCCATGCAGTACTCGTGCAACAACGTCTTCCTCGACGCCGCCGCCGAACTGGGGCAGGACAAGCTGCGGGAGACGGCCCAGAAGTTCGGCTTCAACGAGAACGTCTACTCCGACGACTTCGGGGACCTGCTCGCCACGAAGAGCCTCTACCCCGAGGGTCTCGACGCGCCGGGCACCGCGCTCACCGGCATGGGCCAGGGCAGCCTCACCAGCACACCGATGCAGATGGCCATGGTCACCGCCGGACTGGCCAACGACGGAAAGGTGATGCAGCCCTACATCGTCGACGAGGTCAAGGGCCCCGACCTCGGCACGCTGGAGAAGACCGAGCCCGCGGTGATGAGCGAGGCGGTCTCCGCCGAGACCGCGCAGAAGGTCCAGCAGATGATGGAGTTCACCGCCAAGGAGGGCAGCGCCCGCCGCGCCCAGATCGACGGCATCACGGTCGGCGGCAAGACCGGTACCGCGCAGCGCGGTGTCGACGTCAACGACGAGGTGCCCTACGGCTGGTTCGTCTCCTACGGCAAGAAGGACGACGGGTCCTCCGTCGCCGTGGCCGTCTTCATCGACCCCACCGACATGGACATCTCCCGTGAGGACATCTCCGGCGGCGGTCTCGGCGCGCCCATCGCCAAGAGCGTCATGAAGGCGGTCCTTCAGCAGTGA
- a CDS encoding DUF2797 domain-containing protein, with protein sequence MAQAWKCAGLRWAVDGPVLRWVGGRGSALTRGKRVAFAVAEGGVRTCVGARGHACPAGAAVPGRSTGARCEECARLDRAHSVAADTIADDPRPYRVYLAWFGPGLVKVGITAYARGDARLLEQGAVCFSWLGRGPLMAARRTEELLRAALRVPDRIPYARKRAVRAGLPETGAERLAEIAELHARAVGLGGWPESLTPEPFRGVDHAGVFGIAGAGPGPAAVAEVAELVAGGAVGGELVAAAGPDLHLATERGVVVLDTRLMTGWELVPADGAPCAVPVRDLKGAAGVQDGLF encoded by the coding sequence ATGGCACAGGCGTGGAAGTGCGCGGGACTGCGATGGGCGGTGGACGGTCCCGTGCTGCGGTGGGTCGGCGGGCGGGGCAGTGCGCTGACCCGGGGGAAGCGGGTGGCCTTCGCGGTCGCCGAAGGGGGTGTGCGGACCTGCGTGGGGGCGCGGGGGCACGCGTGTCCGGCCGGGGCCGCCGTGCCGGGGCGGAGCACGGGGGCGCGGTGCGAGGAGTGCGCGCGGCTGGACCGGGCGCACTCCGTGGCCGCCGACACGATCGCGGACGATCCGCGGCCGTACCGCGTGTACCTGGCGTGGTTCGGGCCGGGCCTGGTCAAGGTGGGGATCACCGCGTACGCGCGGGGGGACGCCCGGCTCCTGGAGCAGGGGGCCGTGTGCTTCAGCTGGCTGGGCCGCGGACCGCTGATGGCCGCGCGGCGCACCGAGGAGCTGTTGCGGGCCGCGCTGCGGGTGCCCGACCGGATCCCGTACGCCCGCAAGCGAGCGGTGCGGGCGGGGTTGCCCGAGACCGGGGCGGAGCGGCTGGCCGAGATCGCGGAGCTGCACGCGCGGGCGGTGGGGCTCGGTGGCTGGCCGGAGTCGCTGACGCCGGAGCCGTTTCGGGGCGTGGACCACGCGGGCGTGTTCGGGATCGCGGGGGCGGGTCCCGGGCCGGCCGCGGTGGCGGAGGTGGCCGAGCTGGTGGCGGGCGGGGCGGTCGGAGGCGAGCTGGTGGCGGCCGCGGGCCCGGATCTGCATCTGGCGACGGAGCGCGGGGTCGTGGTGCTGGACACGCGGCTGATGACCGGGTGGGAGCTGGTGCCGGCCGACGGCGCGCCGTGCGCCGTGCCGGTGCGGGATCTCAAGGGGGCGGCGGGCGTCCAGGACGGGCTGTTCTGA
- a CDS encoding response regulator transcription factor: protein MTTTSPQGRTELLRPDGSPVRVLVVDDELSITELLSMALRYEGWQIRSAGDGHGAVQAARDFRPDAVVLDMMLPDMDGLSVLGRLRRDLPDVPVLFLTAKDAVEDRIAGLTAGGDDYVTKPFSLEEVVARLRGLIRRSGAADRRSDSVLVVGDLTLDEDSHEVTRGGDGIHLTATEFELLRFLMRNPRRVLSKAQILDRVWSYDFGGQANVVELYISYLRRKIDAGREPMIHTRRGAGYLIKPAAA, encoded by the coding sequence ATGACCACTACCTCGCCCCAGGGGCGCACCGAACTGCTGAGGCCGGACGGGAGCCCCGTCCGGGTGCTTGTGGTGGACGACGAGCTGTCCATCACCGAGCTGCTGTCCATGGCCCTGCGCTACGAGGGCTGGCAGATCCGCAGCGCCGGGGACGGGCACGGCGCCGTCCAGGCCGCGCGCGACTTCCGGCCCGACGCCGTCGTGCTGGACATGATGCTGCCCGACATGGACGGCCTGAGCGTGCTGGGACGGCTGCGCCGCGACCTGCCGGACGTACCGGTGCTGTTCCTGACCGCCAAGGACGCGGTCGAGGACCGGATCGCCGGGCTGACGGCCGGCGGGGACGACTACGTCACCAAGCCGTTCAGCCTGGAGGAGGTCGTCGCCCGGCTGCGCGGACTGATCCGGCGCTCCGGCGCCGCCGACCGGCGCTCCGACTCCGTCCTCGTCGTCGGCGACCTCACCCTCGACGAGGACAGCCACGAGGTCACCCGGGGCGGCGACGGCATCCACCTCACCGCCACCGAGTTCGAGCTGCTGCGCTTCCTGATGCGCAACCCGCGGCGGGTGCTGAGCAAGGCGCAGATCCTGGACCGGGTGTGGTCCTACGACTTCGGCGGCCAGGCCAACGTGGTCGAGCTGTACATCTCCTACCTGCGCCGGAAGA
- a CDS encoding amidohydrolase family protein, translating to MSDHEAGRVRRFWEGLGLPGLIDVHTHFMPERVLRKVWGYFDALGPLTGGVEWPITYRQEEDERTALLRRFGVRAFTAMLYPHKAGMARWLNGWAVDFARRTPDCLHTSTLFPEPGAGTYVREAVEAGARVFKAHVQVGAYDPADELLDAAWGVLAEAGVPVVVHCGSGPAPGKHTGPEPIARVLARHPRLRLVVAHLGMPEYEDFLDLAERYGEVRLDTTMAFTDFSERLAPFPRRALPRLADLGDRVLLGSDFPNIPYPYLHQLHALERLELGDDWLRGVCHDNAARLFGLGSPGRPGGA from the coding sequence ATGAGTGATCACGAGGCCGGGCGGGTCCGCCGGTTCTGGGAGGGGCTCGGGCTGCCCGGACTGATCGACGTGCACACGCACTTCATGCCCGAACGCGTGCTGCGCAAGGTCTGGGGCTACTTCGACGCCCTCGGCCCGCTGACCGGCGGCGTCGAGTGGCCGATCACCTACCGGCAGGAGGAGGACGAACGCACGGCGCTGCTCCGTCGGTTCGGGGTGCGGGCCTTCACGGCCATGCTCTACCCGCACAAGGCGGGCATGGCCCGGTGGCTGAACGGCTGGGCGGTGGACTTCGCCCGCCGGACGCCCGACTGCCTGCACACCTCCACGCTGTTCCCCGAGCCGGGCGCCGGGACGTACGTCCGGGAGGCCGTCGAGGCGGGGGCGCGGGTCTTCAAGGCCCACGTGCAGGTGGGGGCGTACGACCCGGCCGACGAGCTGCTCGACGCCGCGTGGGGCGTGCTCGCCGAGGCGGGTGTCCCGGTCGTCGTGCACTGCGGGTCCGGACCCGCCCCCGGCAAGCACACCGGGCCCGAGCCGATCGCGCGGGTGCTGGCCCGGCACCCCCGGCTGCGTCTGGTCGTCGCGCACCTGGGGATGCCCGAGTACGAGGACTTCCTGGACCTCGCCGAGCGCTACGGCGAGGTGCGGCTGGACACGACCATGGCGTTCACCGACTTCAGCGAGCGGCTGGCCCCCTTCCCCCGCCGGGCGCTGCCCCGGCTGGCGGACCTCGGCGACCGCGTCCTGCTCGGGTCGGACTTCCCCAACATCCCCTATCCCTACCTGCACCAGCTGCACGCGCTGGAACGGCTGGAGCTGGGGGACGACTGGCTGCGGGGCGTGTGCCACGACAACGCGGCACGGCTCTTCGGGCTGGGCTCCCCTGGACGGCCCGGTGGTGCCTGA
- a CDS encoding SSI family serine proteinase inhibitor: MLQVTRTPAARLLGAAALSVVSLASLSAAHPAAAHGFGAPDGDHLTVTVRDAGPGADGTYELHCDPAGGSHPDPAGACGVVERDTRWGQDAFAPVPAGSVCTMQYGGPATAHVTGTWAGRPVDVTYDRRDGCEISRWDRMVPLLPEVGAPGRP; the protein is encoded by the coding sequence ATGCTCCAGGTCACCCGCACCCCCGCCGCCCGCCTCCTCGGCGCCGCCGCGCTGTCCGTCGTCTCCCTCGCCTCCCTGTCGGCCGCACACCCGGCCGCGGCCCACGGCTTCGGCGCACCGGACGGCGATCACCTGACCGTCACCGTCCGGGACGCCGGGCCGGGCGCGGACGGGACGTACGAGCTGCACTGCGACCCCGCCGGCGGCAGCCATCCCGACCCGGCCGGCGCCTGCGGCGTCGTCGAGCGGGACACACGGTGGGGGCAGGACGCCTTCGCACCGGTGCCCGCGGGCAGCGTCTGCACCATGCAGTACGGCGGACCGGCCACCGCGCACGTCACGGGCACGTGGGCGGGCCGCCCCGTCGACGTGACGTACGACCGGCGGGACGGCTGCGAGATCTCCCGCTGGGACCGCATGGTGCCGCTGCTGCCCGAGGTGGGAGCGCCGGGACGGCCCTAG